The Microbacterium sp. SORGH_AS_0862 genome has a segment encoding these proteins:
- a CDS encoding Lsr2 family protein produces the protein MTSPFPFRFSYLSGAQVEKLRKVDVSYSLAMAKQHFTRLIDDLDGEVLEEGKTIHFSLEGRSYEIDLSEKNAEKLREAFAPFIKAGRSIGSAARATPRGRGAKKDTRDLGAVREWAAANGHEVSARGRVPAAVLEAYDAAH, from the coding sequence ATGACATCGCCTTTTCCTTTTCGCTTCAGTTATCTTTCCGGCGCGCAAGTCGAGAAATTGCGAAAGGTTGATGTGTCATACTCCCTGGCTATGGCCAAACAGCATTTCACTCGACTCATTGACGACCTCGACGGCGAAGTCCTCGAGGAGGGAAAGACGATTCACTTCTCTCTCGAGGGGCGCTCGTACGAAATCGACCTTTCCGAGAAGAACGCCGAAAAGCTCCGCGAGGCTTTCGCGCCGTTCATCAAGGCGGGCCGTTCCATCGGCAGCGCGGCGCGTGCGACGCCCCGTGGTCGCGGTGCGAAGAAGGACACGCGTGACCTCGGTGCCGTGCGCGAATGGGCTGCGGCGAACGGTCACGAAGTGAGCGCTCGTGGACGCGTTCCCGCCGCCGTTCTCGAGGCATACGACGCCGCACACTGA